The following are from one region of the Eubacterium sp. MSJ-33 genome:
- the flgB gene encoding flagellar basal body rod protein FlgB, which produces MITSGIYNYVNILDKAADAANLRNELLTNNIANVSTPNYKRKDLDFESVLQAELGGEKDLSTAVKNANKSLETLDAQVYTDNASLSYRLDGNNVDINTEEARLAENQIKYQALVDLMNQEFARYNTVLSSGN; this is translated from the coding sequence ATGATCACATCCGGTATTTATAATTATGTGAATATTTTGGACAAAGCAGCAGATGCAGCAAATCTGCGAAATGAGCTTCTGACAAACAATATTGCGAATGTAAGCACGCCGAATTATAAGCGTAAGGATTTGGATTTTGAATCTGTTTTACAGGCGGAGCTTGGAGGAGAAAAAGACCTTAGTACTGCGGTGAAGAATGCAAACAAAAGTCTTGAGACATTGGATGCGCAGGTGTATACGGATAATGCATCCCTTTCTTACCGGTTAGATGGTAATAATGTTGATATCAATACCGAAGAGGCGCGGTTGGCTGAGAATCAGATTAAGTATCAGGCGCTGGTTGATCTGATGAATCAGGAGTTTGCCAGATACAATACCGTGTTAAGCTCCGGTAATTAA
- the flgC gene encoding flagellar basal body rod protein FlgC yields the protein MGVFSAMNVSATGMTAQQMRMDVIAQNIANANTTRTENGGAYRRKTVVFEERDTTSFDHMLNGYMANYEPNGVKVTKIVEDPSDLRLVYEPDNPDANADGYVEYPNVDTVTEMTNLIDSSRSYEASATAFNAAKTIASKGLELFNS from the coding sequence ATGGGTGTATTTTCAGCGATGAACGTATCGGCAACCGGTATGACGGCACAGCAGATGCGAATGGATGTAATTGCACAGAACATTGCCAATGCGAATACCACACGTACCGAAAACGGTGGTGCGTATCGCAGAAAGACGGTTGTGTTTGAAGAACGGGATACAACATCTTTTGACCACATGTTAAATGGTTATATGGCAAACTATGAACCAAATGGCGTGAAGGTCACAAAGATTGTGGAAGATCCGTCCGATCTGCGTCTCGTATATGAACCGGATAACCCGGATGCAAATGCAGATGGTTATGTGGAGTATCCGAATGTAGATACCGTAACTGAGATGACAAACCTGATTGATTCGAGCCGTTCTTATGAGGCAAGTGCGACAGCATTTAATGCAGCGAAGACTATCGCTTCAAAAGGATTGGAATTATTTAACAGCTAA
- the fliE gene encoding flagellar hook-basal body complex protein FliE → MAVTPVNLFSDEWTTLNSIQSANSASSAERADKKTSGSQGTAFDTFLNAAVDMYKEADSLQKSAESAEMSYALGYSDNIHDVAAAARKASISLQYTVKVTNAVVSAYKELMNMQL, encoded by the coding sequence ATGGCAGTTACACCAGTGAATCTGTTCAGTGATGAATGGACAACCTTAAACAGTATTCAGTCTGCGAATTCCGCAAGCTCTGCGGAACGTGCAGATAAGAAGACGTCTGGCTCACAAGGTACGGCGTTTGATACATTTTTAAATGCGGCAGTGGATATGTACAAGGAAGCGGATTCCCTGCAGAAGTCTGCAGAGTCTGCGGAGATGAGCTATGCACTTGGGTATTCGGACAATATCCATGATGTTGCAGCGGCTGCACGGAAGGCAAGTATTTCTTTGCAGTATACAGTGAAGGTTACAAATGCGGTTGTGTCCGCATACAAAGAATTGATGAATATGCAGCTGTAA
- the fliG gene encoding flagellar motor switch protein FliG translates to MATTLHSSDITGVQKAAILLIALGPERSSKIFQHLKDDEIEALTLEIANTKSVSAELKDEVLDEFYEVCLAQQYIAEGGIAYAKELLDKALGEDRARDVIGRLTASLQVRPFEFVRKADASQLLNFIQDEHPQTIALILAYLPASQAAAVVSALAPEKQADVAKRIAMMDRTSPDVIKEVEKILEKKLASLVNQDYTIVGGVDSIVNILNTVDRSTEKHIMENLEIEEPELADEIRRKMFVFEDILLLDNRAIQTVLREVENNELAVALKNANEDVQKVIFDNLSSRLASMIKEDMEFMGPVRLKDVEDAQQKIVNIIRKLEDAGEIVISRGGGDEIVV, encoded by the coding sequence ATGGCGACAACATTACATTCATCGGATATTACGGGTGTGCAGAAAGCTGCAATTTTGCTGATCGCGCTTGGTCCGGAACGTTCCTCTAAGATTTTTCAGCATCTGAAGGATGATGAGATTGAGGCATTGACATTGGAAATCGCCAATACAAAAAGTGTATCGGCAGAATTAAAAGATGAAGTGCTGGATGAATTTTATGAAGTTTGTCTCGCACAGCAATATATTGCAGAGGGTGGTATTGCGTATGCCAAAGAACTCCTGGATAAGGCACTTGGCGAAGATCGTGCAAGAGATGTCATCGGCAGACTGACAGCGTCTTTGCAGGTACGCCCATTCGAGTTTGTGCGGAAGGCAGATGCAAGCCAGCTTTTGAACTTTATTCAGGACGAGCATCCGCAGACGATTGCTTTGATTCTTGCATATCTTCCGGCATCGCAGGCGGCAGCTGTAGTCAGTGCACTGGCACCGGAGAAGCAGGCGGATGTTGCAAAGCGTATTGCAATGATGGATCGAACCAGCCCGGATGTAATCAAAGAAGTGGAGAAGATATTGGAGAAGAAACTGGCGTCTCTGGTCAATCAGGATTACACGATTGTCGGTGGTGTGGATTCCATCGTCAATATCCTGAATACCGTTGACCGTAGTACCGAGAAACATATTATGGAAAACCTCGAAATCGAGGAACCGGAATTGGCAGACGAAATCCGCAGAAAGATGTTTGTATTCGAGGATATTCTGTTGCTTGATAACCGTGCGATCCAGACTGTACTCCGAGAGGTGGAGAACAACGAGCTGGCAGTGGCATTGAAGAATGCAAACGAGGATGTACAGAAGGTGATCTTCGACAACCTGTCATCCCGTCTGGCATCGATGATCAAAGAGGACATGGAGTTTATGGGACCTGTCCGGTTGAAGGATGTCGAGGATGCACAGCAGAAGATCGTAAATATTATCCGAAAACTGGAGGATGCAGGCGAGATCGTAATTTCCCGTGGTGGAGGTGACGAGATCGTTGTCTAA
- a CDS encoding FliH/SctL family protein produces MSNIFKSGIPGVRTVSQEPFVIDANSRVIEPPKPRVIRPKNDASDNSAEAGDTFEAGITEMAATINLEEHKELLDDAMEKAKLLQDDARERAQKILEDANADAEAIRKAAQEEGFAKGLEDGNMEAMRRADEYLEKISRERDQALSQAREEMMENIADTETQIVDVACKLIQKLTGILVDDYKPVMIYMINQVLNEDEDSRKFVIRVSEENYTYIADNADRLSGAANPGITIEIFSDTKLQKGQCQIESDTGIVDLSMDVQVRNLITAIKLLSTQ; encoded by the coding sequence TTGTCTAATATTTTTAAATCCGGGATACCGGGCGTGCGTACGGTGTCACAGGAACCGTTTGTGATCGATGCAAACAGCCGTGTGATCGAACCGCCCAAACCGCGTGTGATTCGCCCGAAAAATGATGCATCGGATAATTCTGCAGAAGCAGGAGATACCTTTGAGGCGGGCATTACAGAGATGGCTGCCACAATTAATCTGGAAGAACATAAAGAACTTTTGGATGACGCGATGGAGAAGGCAAAACTTTTACAGGATGATGCGCGTGAACGGGCACAGAAGATTTTGGAGGATGCCAACGCAGATGCAGAGGCAATTCGAAAAGCTGCACAGGAAGAGGGCTTTGCAAAAGGGCTTGAAGACGGCAACATGGAAGCGATGCGCCGTGCAGATGAGTATCTGGAGAAGATCAGCCGGGAACGTGATCAGGCACTTTCACAGGCGCGAGAAGAAATGATGGAGAACATCGCAGATACCGAAACACAGATCGTAGATGTCGCTTGTAAATTGATTCAGAAGCTGACTGGTATACTGGTCGATGATTATAAACCGGTGATGATCTATATGATTAATCAGGTATTAAATGAGGATGAGGATTCCAGAAAGTTCGTTATAAGGGTATCAGAAGAGAATTATACATATATTGCAGATAATGCGGATCGGTTGTCCGGAGCTGCGAATCCGGGAATAACTATAGAGATATTCAGTGATACAAAACTACAAAAGGGGCAATGTCAGATTGAGAGTGACACGGGTATCGTGGATCTGTCCATGGACGTGCAGGTGCGGAATCTGATTACCGCTATCAAATTATTATCCACGCAATAA
- the fliI gene encoding flagellar protein export ATPase FliI, whose amino-acid sequence MFNRFDRTKYDTLLYRDFSVHYGKVNKVVGLTVESVGPPAKLNDLCEIISKDGQTKVMAEVVGFRENKVLLMPYDSVDGIGLGATVRNTEGVLQVPVGEELLGKVLDGIGRPMDGSTLTTTETYPIDAPPPDPLKRKLIDEVLPLGVKAVDGLLTIGKGQRIGIFAGSGVGKSTLLGMFARNTKADINVIALIGERGREVGEFIERDLGAEGLKRSVLVIATSDKPALIRNKAAKTATAIAEYFRDQGKDVLLMMDSLTRFSMAQREIGLASGEPPVTRGYPPSVYAELPKVLERAGNTHQGSITGLYTVLVDGDDFNEPITDTARGILDGHIVLSRNLAHKNHYPAIDIMASISRCMSAIVSKEHKQAAGRLKNVLATYNDAEDLINIGAYKSGSNPEIDYAITKINQVNAYLMQDVDSRFLLEDELQQLYAIFE is encoded by the coding sequence ATGTTTAATAGATTTGACCGAACAAAATATGATACACTGCTGTACCGCGATTTTAGCGTGCATTATGGAAAGGTAAATAAAGTAGTCGGACTGACGGTAGAATCGGTAGGACCACCGGCAAAACTGAATGATCTGTGTGAGATTATCTCGAAAGATGGACAGACCAAAGTTATGGCAGAGGTTGTTGGATTCCGTGAAAACAAGGTACTGTTGATGCCATATGATTCGGTTGACGGAATCGGACTGGGGGCAACTGTCAGGAATACAGAGGGTGTCCTGCAGGTTCCGGTCGGTGAGGAATTACTTGGAAAGGTTTTAGATGGCATCGGCCGTCCGATGGATGGAAGTACGCTCACAACAACCGAGACATATCCGATTGATGCGCCACCGCCAGATCCACTCAAGCGAAAGCTGATTGATGAGGTGCTGCCGCTCGGTGTAAAAGCTGTGGATGGACTTTTGACGATTGGAAAAGGACAGCGTATCGGTATTTTCGCCGGAAGCGGTGTTGGAAAAAGTACTCTGCTTGGTATGTTTGCCAGAAATACAAAGGCGGATATCAATGTGATTGCACTGATTGGCGAGCGTGGTCGAGAAGTTGGTGAATTTATTGAGCGGGATCTTGGTGCGGAAGGTCTGAAGCGTTCCGTGCTTGTGATTGCAACTTCGGATAAACCGGCGCTGATCCGTAACAAAGCAGCGAAGACAGCGACTGCGATTGCGGAATATTTCCGTGATCAGGGTAAGGATGTGCTTTTGATGATGGATTCCCTGACGCGATTTTCCATGGCGCAGAGGGAAATCGGTCTGGCGTCCGGAGAACCGCCGGTTACAAGAGGATATCCGCCATCAGTGTATGCGGAGTTGCCGAAGGTATTAGAGCGTGCAGGCAATACGCATCAGGGGTCAATCACCGGACTTTATACGGTACTTGTTGACGGTGATGATTTTAACGAGCCGATCACCGATACGGCGCGTGGTATCCTGGACGGACATATTGTGTTGTCGAGAAATCTGGCACATAAGAATCATTACCCGGCAATCGATATTATGGCGAGTATCTCCCGATGCATGAGTGCGATTGTATCGAAGGAGCATAAGCAGGCGGCGGGCAGGTTAAAAAATGTACTGGCAACCTACAACGATGCAGAGGATTTGATCAATATTGGCGCTTATAAATCCGGATCTAACCCGGAGATTGACTATGCAATCACAAAAATTAATCAGGTTAATGCGTATCTGATGCAGGATGTTGACAGCAGGTTTTTACTGGAGGATGAACTGCAGCAGTTGTATGCGATTTTTGAATAA
- the fliJ gene encoding flagellar export protein FliJ — MAKFIYRMQNILNIKYKLEESAKQEYAEARQALAAEEQKLDALKERKQRYYEAYQASIQGKLDFLKIEENANSMDILDMMIEEQNTVIRQKSKELELARQKMAREMQERKMHEKLKEKKFDEFKLELNATEKRETDEVAGYQFTSAKKEVESNGKK, encoded by the coding sequence ATGGCGAAGTTTATCTATCGAATGCAGAATATCTTGAATATCAAATATAAGCTGGAAGAATCTGCCAAGCAGGAATATGCAGAAGCGAGGCAGGCACTCGCGGCGGAAGAACAGAAGCTTGATGCATTAAAGGAACGCAAACAGCGATATTATGAAGCGTATCAGGCGTCCATACAGGGAAAACTGGATTTTCTTAAAATCGAGGAAAATGCGAACAGCATGGATATTTTGGATATGATGATTGAGGAGCAAAATACGGTTATTCGTCAAAAGAGTAAAGAACTGGAGCTTGCCCGACAAAAGATGGCACGGGAAATGCAGGAACGGAAAATGCATGAAAAACTGAAAGAAAAGAAATTCGATGAATTTAAACTGGAGTTAAATGCAACTGAAAAGCGGGAGACAGATGAAGTAGCGGGGTATCAGTTTACAAGCGCGAAGAAAGAGGTAGAAAGCAATGGCAAAAAATAA
- a CDS encoding MotE family protein, producing MAKNKREKGENSGSSKGVGVLIGVLIVITWLSVMCLLIKCDVGGFGSRVLRPVFKDIPVINKILPDASDEEVAIESDYPYTNLEDALKHIAEQDAAIGSKDAEISELNDKVTELQAEVDQLNGTVKDQTDFENEKNKFYEEIVYGDSAPDTDTYKEWYNELDAESAAEIYQQVLEQDQTDDSIKKMAQSYQEMNASEAAKILETMGNDLDTVALIMNNMDAQSRGKVLAAMSPDFAAAVTKKLLP from the coding sequence ATGGCAAAAAATAAGAGGGAAAAAGGCGAAAATTCTGGAAGCAGCAAGGGAGTCGGTGTTTTGATCGGGGTTTTGATTGTGATTACATGGCTGAGTGTGATGTGTCTGCTCATAAAATGTGATGTAGGTGGATTTGGAAGCCGTGTACTACGCCCGGTATTTAAGGATATTCCTGTGATTAATAAAATATTGCCGGATGCTTCGGATGAAGAAGTTGCAATTGAAAGTGACTACCCGTATACGAATCTTGAGGATGCTTTGAAGCATATTGCAGAGCAGGATGCTGCGATTGGGAGCAAGGATGCAGAAATATCGGAGTTGAATGATAAAGTAACGGAATTGCAGGCAGAAGTTGATCAGTTGAATGGAACGGTAAAAGATCAGACTGATTTTGAAAATGAAAAAAATAAATTTTATGAAGAAATAGTCTATGGAGATTCTGCCCCGGATACCGATACATATAAAGAGTGGTACAATGAACTTGATGCAGAATCTGCCGCCGAGATCTATCAGCAGGTATTAGAACAGGACCAGACAGATGACAGTATCAAGAAGATGGCACAATCATATCAAGAGATGAATGCATCAGAAGCTGCAAAGATTTTGGAGACGATGGGGAATGACCTTGATACGGTTGCTTTGATCATGAACAATATGGATGCGCAGTCGAGAGGAAAGGTACTTGCAGCGATGAGTCCGGATTTTGCAGCCGCGGTAACAAAAAAACTTTTGCCATAG
- a CDS encoding flagellar hook-length control protein FliK — protein MIVGIQSSGIGKVDMSQTGGTTDKTKSKDKTSGSFADLMNLAATNPNTTAQTADSATTKNNVDAVKQADTTVSGEKKRTDLNKYTRSDAKTETTRTGAEKTKQNETPQETESDNLKAELLSNKLKKLLNVDDETLQNLLQTVGLTMQDLLDPAVMKDFILQINDATSVDLLIDESLNNLMQQAMQLLDEVLQVSDDTAVTEELPVDELLPEETVPAQTEKQETAADAEKSQPVEAKAEPVTHTTPEHITRTDVKKAESQVSDTEVQMTVQTEDSGASDTSADLMKQNSDDVISNLNQAMAQVTVEEISMTPFDTSVTQADIVRQIVDEIKLNLSKDVTSMTLQLNPEQLGKVQIHVSTKNGVMQAQIIAETEAAKAAVESGLAALKEAFENRDLKVDAIEVMVGTTDYFTEENGAEAQMEQKEHKSGNLTGAVNYAGGSDDDINENASLETEMMKAQGNQVNYMA, from the coding sequence ATGATTGTAGGAATTCAATCGAGTGGAATTGGGAAAGTCGATATGAGCCAGACGGGCGGAACCACAGACAAAACAAAGTCAAAGGACAAAACATCTGGATCATTTGCTGATCTGATGAACCTGGCAGCAACCAATCCGAATACCACTGCGCAGACGGCAGATTCCGCAACGACGAAAAACAATGTGGATGCGGTAAAACAGGCAGATACAACGGTTTCTGGCGAGAAAAAGCGGACAGATCTGAACAAGTATACAAGATCGGATGCAAAGACCGAAACAACGCGCACCGGCGCAGAAAAAACAAAGCAAAATGAAACTCCACAGGAAACAGAAAGTGATAATTTGAAAGCGGAATTACTTTCTAATAAGCTTAAAAAACTTCTGAATGTGGATGATGAGACATTACAGAATCTTTTGCAGACAGTGGGACTTACGATGCAGGATCTGCTTGATCCGGCTGTGATGAAGGATTTTATTTTACAGATCAATGATGCAACATCTGTGGATCTGCTGATCGACGAATCTCTGAATAATCTCATGCAGCAGGCAATGCAGCTTCTGGATGAAGTTCTTCAAGTATCGGATGACACAGCAGTTACAGAAGAATTGCCGGTTGACGAATTACTTCCGGAGGAGACAGTACCTGCACAGACAGAAAAGCAGGAGACAGCTGCAGATGCAGAAAAGTCACAGCCTGTAGAAGCAAAAGCGGAGCCGGTTACACATACGACACCGGAGCATATTACCCGGACGGATGTAAAAAAGGCGGAATCTCAGGTCTCAGATACAGAGGTGCAGATGACAGTACAGACGGAAGATTCGGGGGCATCCGATACTTCTGCGGATTTGATGAAACAGAATTCGGATGACGTGATTTCCAATCTGAATCAGGCAATGGCGCAGGTGACGGTCGAAGAAATTTCAATGACACCGTTTGATACATCTGTAACGCAGGCGGATATCGTTCGTCAGATAGTGGATGAGATCAAACTGAACTTATCGAAGGATGTTACATCGATGACTTTGCAGTTAAATCCGGAACAGCTCGGAAAGGTACAGATTCATGTATCTACGAAAAACGGTGTAATGCAGGCACAGATTATTGCAGAAACAGAGGCGGCAAAGGCGGCTGTGGAGTCGGGACTGGCAGCCTTAAAAGAGGCTTTTGAAAATCGGGATCTGAAGGTGGATGCCATTGAAGTTATGGTTGGAACAACGGATTATTTCACGGAAGAAAACGGTGCCGAAGCACAGATGGAACAGAAGGAACATAAATCAGGAAATTTGACGGGCGCAGTTAATTATGCAGGCGGTTCTGACGATGATATAAATGAGAATGCATCTTTGGAGACAGAGATGATGAAAGCACAGGGTAATCAGGTGAATTATATGGCATAA
- a CDS encoding flagellar hook capping FlgD N-terminal domain-containing protein yields MAVDSAVSGIANSSNSYSATSKGKTSGSDLDKEAFLNLLVTQMQYQDPLNPSDNTEYMSQLAQYSALEAQLNISDTLDKGNNLNLVGKYVIMNTTDSSGKQAMISGLVEYATVKDGDVYLSVNNTYYPAEDLDSVIDYDYYLYLKKHANSDGTINKDDNTSDSTNGTDNAGGKTDNLDKTDDADKTKEA; encoded by the coding sequence ATGGCAGTTGATTCAGCAGTCAGCGGTATTGCAAACAGCTCAAACAGTTATTCTGCAACATCCAAAGGGAAAACATCCGGAAGCGATCTGGACAAGGAAGCATTTTTGAATTTGCTTGTAACACAGATGCAGTATCAGGATCCTTTAAATCCAAGTGATAATACAGAGTATATGTCACAGCTTGCACAGTATTCTGCATTGGAGGCACAGCTTAATATCAGCGATACTCTGGATAAAGGAAATAACCTGAATCTGGTTGGAAAATATGTAATTATGAACACAACTGATTCTTCTGGTAAACAGGCAATGATCAGTGGATTGGTAGAGTATGCGACAGTTAAGGATGGCGATGTGTATCTGTCGGTCAATAACACATATTATCCTGCAGAGGATCTGGATTCTGTGATTGACTACGATTATTATCTGTATTTGAAAAAGCATGCAAACAGTGATGGAACAATCAATAAGGATGATAATACAAGCGACAGCACGAACGGTACGGATAATGCCGGTGGCAAGACAGATAATTTGGATAAAACAGATGATGCGGACAAGACGAAAGAAGCTTAA
- a CDS encoding TIGR02530 family flagellar biosynthesis protein, producing the protein MRSFDVDFLSVGQAANLYFQNLKPEKTTESNKETVSFQDVLNEKVKQEVKFSKHAIGRLENRNIELSEDQLDRLNQGVGQARTKQIQESLVMMDNLAFIVNVKNNTVVTAMEQGESGQVFTNIDGAVIV; encoded by the coding sequence ATGCGATCTTTTGATGTTGATTTTCTTTCCGTGGGACAGGCTGCAAATCTGTATTTCCAGAATTTGAAGCCGGAAAAAACGACAGAATCAAACAAAGAAACTGTCAGCTTTCAGGATGTATTAAATGAGAAAGTCAAACAGGAAGTGAAATTTTCCAAACATGCAATAGGGCGGCTTGAAAATCGAAATATTGAATTGTCCGAGGATCAGCTTGATCGCCTGAATCAGGGTGTTGGACAGGCACGGACGAAGCAGATTCAGGAGTCGCTTGTAATGATGGATAATCTGGCATTTATTGTGAATGTCAAGAATAATACCGTAGTTACTGCGATGGAACAGGGAGAAAGCGGACAGGTGTTTACAAATATTGACGGAGCCGTCATTGTATAA
- a CDS encoding flagellar hook protein FlgE, whose amino-acid sequence MMRSLYSGVAGLKTHQTKMDVIGNNIANVNTTGFKSSSVLFSDVLYQTSANATGATATTGGTNASQIGLGAKTSSIQTSITQNGSAQTTNNTYDMMLSGSAFFVVSRGGTNYFTKVGSFGVDGSGCLVNGSGYQVMGWQVDPDNPNQIKKDTVSALYPESEDNKVSSPQMTTDAHLTGNIDMTDPELTSVDGRAISVSIYDALGYNYTVKFKLTQDQNQADKSLYNLEIVSIKDSNNIEITGPDDPTTAAVEGGYTATIGGANSIQVKFDADTGNFEYVGAAGQKNAMLEIKPNNPNEKGDVFQSVINGEAVDGIDVNFSYLTRFESNGKSTIKAVRGAADSTGGGRSMGKLNDVSIDETGKLYGVYTNGETKLLGQISVATFSNPMALEALGNSVYTTTQNSGYFDGIGTSVDEDGGKISQGVLEMSNVDLSAEFTDMITTQRGFQANSRIITTSDSMLEELVNLKR is encoded by the coding sequence ATGATGAGATCACTTTATTCCGGTGTTGCCGGACTTAAGACACATCAGACAAAAATGGACGTTATCGGTAATAATATCGCGAACGTTAATACAACAGGATTCAAATCTTCATCGGTGTTATTCAGCGATGTTTTATATCAGACAAGTGCCAATGCGACCGGTGCGACAGCCACCACAGGTGGTACAAACGCATCCCAGATCGGTCTTGGTGCCAAGACATCGTCCATTCAGACATCAATCACACAGAATGGTAGTGCGCAGACAACAAACAATACATATGATATGATGCTTTCCGGTTCTGCGTTTTTTGTGGTCAGTCGTGGTGGAACAAATTATTTTACTAAGGTAGGTTCTTTTGGCGTCGATGGAAGTGGATGTCTTGTAAACGGAAGTGGATATCAGGTTATGGGATGGCAGGTTGACCCGGATAATCCGAACCAGATCAAGAAGGATACGGTATCGGCACTTTATCCGGAGTCAGAAGATAATAAGGTGTCATCTCCACAGATGACAACCGATGCACATCTGACCGGAAATATTGATATGACAGATCCTGAACTTACATCTGTGGATGGACGTGCAATTTCAGTATCAATCTATGATGCACTCGGTTATAATTATACAGTAAAATTTAAGTTAACGCAGGATCAGAACCAGGCGGATAAGTCTTTGTATAATCTTGAGATTGTATCCATCAAGGATTCAAATAATATTGAGATAACAGGACCGGACGATCCGACAACGGCTGCTGTTGAAGGTGGTTATACAGCTACAATCGGAGGCGCAAATTCCATTCAGGTCAAATTCGATGCGGATACAGGTAACTTTGAATATGTTGGAGCAGCGGGACAAAAAAATGCGATGCTTGAGATTAAACCGAATAATCCGAACGAGAAGGGTGATGTATTCCAGTCTGTTATCAATGGTGAGGCTGTCGATGGAATTGATGTCAATTTTTCATATTTAACAAGATTTGAATCAAACGGTAAGTCTACAATAAAGGCGGTACGTGGAGCTGCGGATTCAACCGGAGGCGGTCGTTCTATGGGTAAGTTAAATGATGTCAGCATTGATGAGACAGGTAAGCTGTACGGCGTTTACACGAATGGCGAGACAAAACTGCTTGGACAGATATCTGTTGCAACCTTTTCAAACCCGATGGCACTTGAAGCACTTGGAAACAGTGTATATACAACTACACAGAACTCTGGTTACTTTGATGGAATCGGAACATCTGTTGATGAGGATGGCGGAAAAATCTCACAGGGTGTTTTGGAAATGTCAAATGTTGATTTGTCTGCAGAGTTCACAGATATGATTACAACACAGAGAGGATTTCAGGCAAATTCACGAATTATCACAACTTCAGATTCCATGCTGGAAGAACTTGTAAACCTGAAACGATAA
- a CDS encoding flagellar FlbD family protein gives MIEVTRLKGKKMTINAELIETVEETPDTVITLTNGKKFIVSESAEQVTSLVIGYKKKIFALFLDCGNKAENV, from the coding sequence ATGATTGAAGTAACCAGATTAAAAGGGAAAAAGATGACGATCAATGCCGAACTGATAGAGACAGTAGAAGAGACACCGGATACTGTGATTACGCTTACGAACGGCAAAAAATTCATCGTGAGTGAGTCTGCTGAGCAAGTTACCTCACTTGTGATTGGCTATAAGAAAAAAATATTTGCTTTATTCTTGGATTGTGGGAACAAGGCAGAGAATGTATAG
- a CDS encoding motility protein A, with product MDFTSIIGMVVAFGLMIYGMVNGHDFSVIVDNFVDMPSVYIVFGGVLGSAFAGNSLKGFLSGLKSIGLIFKNPKSDEAGTIKSIIELSNLARREGLLALEESANNLEDEFMKKGIMLIVDGTDPELVRSILEAELMNVDSRHQGNITFWKNIATAGPAWGMIGTLLGLINMLKNLSDPDSIGPNMSVALVTTLYGSIIANWLCAPIVAKLSLQNETEIKLKEVMIEGILSIQAGENPRVIEEKLKSFLAPKERQEFAEEGGGH from the coding sequence ATGGATTTTACTTCAATCATAGGAATGGTGGTTGCATTTGGCTTGATGATTTACGGAATGGTAAATGGTCATGATTTCAGTGTAATCGTAGATAACTTTGTCGATATGCCATCTGTATATATTGTATTTGGTGGCGTTCTGGGTAGTGCGTTTGCCGGAAATTCCTTAAAAGGGTTTTTGTCTGGCTTAAAGTCCATTGGTCTGATTTTCAAGAATCCAAAGTCGGATGAGGCAGGTACAATCAAATCAATTATCGAGCTTTCCAACCTTGCAAGACGTGAAGGCTTGCTTGCATTGGAAGAATCGGCAAATAATTTGGAAGATGAATTTATGAAAAAAGGAATCATGCTGATCGTCGATGGTACGGATCCGGAACTTGTGAGAAGTATTCTTGAAGCAGAACTTATGAATGTGGATTCCCGGCATCAGGGGAATATAACGTTTTGGAAAAATATTGCGACTGCAGGTCCTGCATGGGGTATGATCGGTACGCTGCTTGGATTGATTAACATGTTGAAGAATCTGTCAGATCCGGATTCTATCGGTCCAAACATGTCCGTTGCGCTTGTAACGACTTTGTATGGTTCTATCATAGCCAACTGGTTATGTGCGCCAATTGTTGCAAAGCTGTCTTTGCAAAATGAGACAGAAATCAAATTAAAAGAGGTTATGATTGAGGGAATCCTGTCAATTCAGGCAGGTGAGAATCCACGTGTCATAGAAGAAAAGTTAAAATCCTTCCTTGCACCGAAGGAGCGTCAGGAGTTCGCAGAAGAAGGCGGTGGTCATTAA